A genomic segment from Methanolobus zinderi encodes:
- a CDS encoding DUF5714 domain-containing protein produces the protein MDIVCNDRKGCDICDIKTSSNSDASVPGTENRTDCLVCGVEVEYLDEAISGRCYYCGVEEETYFVCRNGHYVCNRCHSKEAIAVIENICLSSDENHPLVIAERIMEHPAIHMHGPEHHALVPAVLVAAYKNRRGLKKETAVLEAIKRGRTVPGGYCGLYGACGAGIGVGIAVSVLLKATPLTPSERSEANLSTSKTLSSIAAAGGARCCKKATRLALEDGMKYLSDRFDLEWYERADFSAECDYTQFNRECDSNCRYRNDG, from the coding sequence ATGGATATTGTTTGTAATGATAGGAAAGGCTGCGACATCTGCGACATAAAAACCAGCTCAAACTCCGATGCTTCTGTCCCTGGGACAGAGAACAGGACCGATTGTCTGGTATGTGGGGTCGAGGTGGAATATCTGGATGAAGCCATAAGCGGAAGATGCTACTATTGCGGAGTCGAGGAGGAAACATACTTCGTTTGCAGAAACGGTCATTATGTATGCAACAGATGTCACTCAAAAGAAGCAATCGCTGTAATTGAGAATATCTGCCTGAGCAGCGACGAGAACCATCCACTTGTTATAGCTGAAAGGATCATGGAACACCCGGCTATCCATATGCACGGACCTGAACACCATGCTCTAGTACCCGCCGTACTCGTGGCAGCCTACAAAAATCGCAGGGGACTTAAAAAGGAAACCGCTGTACTTGAAGCCATCAAGCGAGGAAGAACCGTCCCCGGAGGCTACTGCGGACTCTACGGTGCCTGCGGTGCGGGAATAGGAGTGGGTATAGCCGTAAGTGTCCTGCTAAAAGCCACACCCCTGACACCTTCCGAACGCTCGGAAGCAAATCTTTCAACCTCGAAGACCCTGAGCTCAATTGCTGCTGCAGGCGGAGCCAGATGTTGCAAGAAGGCAACCCGCTTAGCTTTGGAAGACGGGATGAAGTATCTTTCTGACAGGTTTGACCTTGAATGGTATGAAAGGGCTGACTTTTCAGCTGAGTGTGACTATACTCAATTCAACAGGGAATGTGATAGTAATTGCAGGTACAGGAATGATGGTTGA
- the trsS gene encoding radical SAM (seleno)protein TrsS — protein sequence MEQIGTVRSLCPECLKSIEGIKYVENGGVYIKKECPEHGNFTSLVSKDVNHYLQMRDCFDVDRAKAREPLTDTEKGCPFDCGLCPSHKQDTCLAVVEVTDRCNMKCTYCFANSSMDASLDPDMETIRGMFETVKKCQNSPTCIQISGGEPTLRDDLPEIIRMGKEIGIEHIELNTNGIRIAKDEDYFNKIASAGVDAIYLGFDGVSDDIYQQRTGRNLIDVKTKVINRCAKAGIGVVLVPLVAKNYNLHEVGSIIDFAASRVPAVRGVHFQPVFYSGRSPKEMENRVTILELLEAIEEQTDGGLKVTNFTPSLMPHAHCGATCLTLVDEHGFLPLTNISLGAVKSASDVASKTKKSIMGRWKGLEKEKEEEPKSACGDLLVKSSCCEKPLNDITVKGSCCEKPLTDVLGESKPSLGGWADFIEMSKNNYLTISTMAFQDVWSYEQDRVENCCIHVVTQDGRFIPFCNYNMTSCNGDFLYRNAA from the coding sequence ATGGAACAAATAGGAACAGTCAGAAGTCTGTGTCCTGAATGCCTGAAAAGTATTGAAGGCATCAAGTATGTCGAAAACGGCGGAGTATATATAAAGAAGGAGTGTCCGGAACACGGGAACTTTACAAGCCTTGTTTCCAAGGATGTAAACCATTATCTCCAGATGAGGGACTGTTTCGATGTGGACAGAGCAAAAGCCAGAGAGCCTCTTACAGATACGGAAAAAGGCTGTCCATTTGATTGTGGCCTGTGTCCCTCTCATAAGCAGGATACATGTCTGGCAGTGGTTGAGGTCACTGACAGATGTAATATGAAATGTACTTATTGTTTTGCCAATTCATCAATGGATGCAAGTCTTGATCCTGATATGGAAACCATAAGAGGGATGTTCGAAACCGTGAAGAAATGTCAGAACAGTCCTACCTGTATCCAGATATCTGGAGGGGAGCCAACCTTACGAGATGATCTTCCCGAAATAATCAGAATGGGAAAGGAAATCGGTATCGAGCATATCGAGTTGAACACCAATGGAATCAGGATCGCAAAAGATGAGGATTATTTTAACAAAATAGCATCTGCAGGTGTGGATGCAATCTATCTTGGCTTTGACGGCGTATCCGATGATATCTATCAGCAGAGGACAGGAAGGAACTTGATAGATGTCAAGACCAAGGTGATCAACAGGTGTGCAAAGGCAGGTATCGGGGTAGTTCTCGTACCACTGGTTGCAAAGAATTACAACCTTCATGAAGTCGGCAGTATAATAGATTTCGCAGCCAGCAGGGTTCCGGCGGTCAGAGGCGTGCACTTCCAGCCCGTATTCTATTCCGGAAGATCCCCGAAAGAGATGGAAAACAGGGTAACTATACTGGAATTGCTTGAAGCCATAGAGGAGCAGACAGACGGAGGCCTTAAGGTCACAAATTTCACACCATCCCTTATGCCACATGCACATTGTGGTGCCACATGCCTTACACTTGTAGATGAACATGGATTCCTGCCATTGACAAACATTTCACTGGGTGCAGTCAAGTCCGCATCTGATGTTGCGAGCAAGACCAAGAAATCAATCATGGGCAGATGGAAGGGACTTGAAAAGGAGAAGGAAGAAGAACCAAAATCAGCCTGTGGTGATCTGCTTGTCAAGAGTTCATGCTGCGAAAAACCACTCAATGACATCACCGTAAAGGGTTCTTGTTGCGAAAAGCCGTTAACGGATGTACTTGGTGAATCAAAACCCAGTCTGGGAGGATGGGCTGATTTTATCGAGATGAGCAAGAACAATTATCTCACGATATCCACGATGGCATTCCAGGATGTATGGTCATACGAGCAGGACCGTGTTGAGAACTGCTGCATACACGTTGTAACACAGGACGGCAGGTTCATTCCGTTCTGCAACTACAATATGACCAGCTGTAATGGTGATTTCCTTTACAGGAATGCCGCTTAA
- a CDS encoding FAD-dependent oxidoreductase — protein sequence MAFEKLFEQDHIGDCKLKNRIIMAPVGNINMADPSGRPMNKMIDYFIERAKGGTGLLITGLVPVSYGIDPTISEENGTTYFPRIDGSSRTRLSGWRDLTAGVKPYGSKIFIQLSAGLGRVGSPEPALKGKILRSSSWNSNFYIPQVPHLPLSDRKIKKIVKMLGQSAANAKLSGFDGIHLHGHEGYLMDQLTSAPWNRRRFGRYKNKFQFGIDVVREIKKRCGEDFPVIYRLDLTQALQESYGETIFKKQFRGKERTIEEGLRFCTALYEAGVDAFDVDKGCYDNWFWPHPPSYFDDAVYVREIAGRLKDHFRENDIPAKVIAVGKLGKPEVAEEVLGNGWADFVMLGRPLLADPYWPAKVKENRSLEIIHCIGDHEGCIESFKKGGHPCCSVNPYTGFEDTKRLVRSDKIKKVAIVGAGPAGCEAAITAHKRGHHVTLFEKTDRIGGQLCLAAKMAIKHDVERYLDNFRHRLTILQSEGLKIEFNKTIGMDDIKDSFDVIICSNGLKTDMPAIKGLDRIRHAEAREFLQKDMQVPEDCENILVVGGGTLGCEIAYTLAYEKGLNVTLVGRNKELMPESVLANRAQMLWMMMGRGSPSGKRADSLKKPVMVYNASKVVAFTEGKARLLANRNRKDPFTPWRDLIPENVNNPFEKKLDPDNVEEITIDADLVIFAVGGQADDTLYYTLLESKAAKEIYCVGDASNPGRVWEAINSANEIARNI from the coding sequence ATGGCATTTGAAAAATTGTTCGAACAGGACCACATTGGCGACTGCAAACTGAAAAACAGGATCATCATGGCTCCTGTTGGCAACATTAATATGGCTGATCCTTCCGGTCGTCCCATGAATAAGATGATCGATTATTTCATTGAGAGAGCAAAGGGTGGCACAGGTCTTCTGATAACCGGTCTGGTGCCTGTTTCTTATGGTATCGATCCTACAATATCAGAGGAAAATGGTACAACTTATTTTCCCCGCATAGACGGCTCCTCAAGAACCCGTCTCAGTGGCTGGAGAGATCTGACAGCCGGGGTCAAACCCTATGGCTCAAAGATATTCATCCAGTTATCAGCTGGTCTCGGGAGGGTGGGATCTCCTGAGCCTGCTTTGAAAGGAAAGATTCTGAGATCATCTTCATGGAACAGTAATTTCTACATTCCTCAGGTTCCTCATTTGCCCCTTTCAGACCGCAAGATAAAGAAGATCGTAAAGATGCTCGGACAGAGTGCAGCCAATGCAAAGTTATCCGGTTTTGATGGCATCCACTTGCACGGTCATGAAGGATACCTTATGGATCAGCTTACTTCTGCACCCTGGAATAGGAGAAGATTTGGCAGATACAAAAATAAGTTCCAGTTCGGGATCGATGTTGTCAGGGAAATTAAAAAACGCTGTGGAGAAGATTTTCCCGTTATATACAGGCTTGACCTGACCCAGGCACTGCAGGAAAGTTACGGGGAAACCATATTTAAAAAACAGTTTCGTGGAAAAGAGAGGACCATTGAAGAAGGCTTACGGTTCTGCACTGCTCTGTACGAGGCTGGCGTGGATGCATTTGATGTTGACAAAGGCTGTTACGATAACTGGTTCTGGCCACACCCTCCGTCTTATTTCGATGATGCTGTCTATGTCAGGGAAATTGCCGGTAGATTGAAGGACCATTTCAGGGAGAATGATATACCTGCAAAGGTAATAGCTGTCGGTAAACTTGGAAAACCAGAGGTTGCCGAAGAAGTGCTTGGAAACGGCTGGGCTGATTTTGTAATGCTTGGAAGGCCCCTGTTAGCCGATCCTTACTGGCCGGCGAAGGTCAAGGAAAACAGAAGCCTGGAAATAATCCATTGTATTGGTGATCATGAAGGCTGTATAGAATCCTTCAAGAAAGGGGGTCATCCATGCTGCTCGGTGAACCCTTACACAGGCTTTGAGGATACTAAAAGACTGGTCCGCTCAGATAAAATAAAGAAAGTCGCCATAGTTGGTGCGGGTCCCGCAGGCTGTGAAGCAGCAATCACGGCACACAAAAGAGGCCACCATGTAACCCTTTTTGAGAAAACGGACCGGATTGGCGGACAACTATGTCTTGCTGCTAAAATGGCAATAAAGCATGATGTTGAAAGATATCTGGATAATTTCCGCCACAGGCTTACTATTCTTCAAAGTGAAGGTCTGAAAATCGAGTTTAATAAGACCATAGGGATGGATGATATCAAAGACAGTTTTGATGTGATCATCTGCTCCAACGGACTCAAAACCGATATGCCTGCCATAAAAGGCCTGGACAGGATCAGGCACGCTGAAGCAAGGGAGTTCCTGCAAAAGGATATGCAAGTACCGGAGGACTGCGAAAATATCCTTGTGGTCGGGGGTGGAACACTGGGTTGCGAGATTGCCTATACCCTGGCATATGAAAAGGGACTCAATGTGACGCTGGTGGGAAGGAATAAGGAACTGATGCCTGAAAGTGTACTTGCCAACAGGGCCCAGATGCTCTGGATGATGATGGGAAGAGGCTCCCCCTCGGGAAAGAGAGCAGATTCATTGAAAAAACCTGTCATGGTCTACAACGCCTCAAAAGTAGTGGCTTTTACTGAAGGAAAAGCTCGTTTGCTGGCCAACAGGAACAGAAAAGACCCCTTTACTCCCTGGAGGGACCTGATCCCGGAGAATGTGAATAATCCTTTTGAAAAGAAGCTCGATCCTGATAATGTGGAAGAAATAACGATTGATGCTGATCTTGTTATTTTTGCCGTGGGCGGGCAGGCGGATGATACACTATATTATACGTTGCTGGAGTCAAAGGCTGCAAAAGAGATTTACTGTGTGGGTGATGCCAGTAATCCTGGCAGGGTCTGGGAAGCGATAAATAGTGCGAATGAAATAGCAAGGAATATCTGA
- a CDS encoding MarR family transcriptional regulator: MADDEQKVLYALKDAAKPMRPGEIAEATGLESKEVSKILKKLKSSDAVCTPKRCFYAHADYEKSE, encoded by the coding sequence ATGGCAGATGATGAACAGAAAGTACTCTATGCACTTAAGGATGCAGCAAAACCAATGAGACCTGGCGAGATTGCAGAGGCAACAGGTCTTGAGAGCAAAGAGGTCAGCAAGATACTCAAGAAACTCAAGAGTTCAGATGCGGTCTGTACTCCAAAAAGATGTTTTTATGCACACGCTGACTACGAAAAATCAGAATAA
- the mtbA gene encoding methylcobamide:CoM methyltransferase MtbA, with the protein MDEYTPKERLARALKGESVDRMPAISVTQTGTVEQMEACGAFWPEANDDAETMAKLAEAGHTVVGFEAVRVPFDISAEAEFFGCGIKEGTKEQQPSVSSHCVKDISDVEKLKDFDLSEGRVAKVCDSIKILADKYGDELPIMASMLGPFSLAQHMNGDDWFMAIMTDEEFATALMDLATEFNVRYAKKMAENGADTMVIIDPTASAMLIGDEYYKQYVVPAHKKIVDAMHEVDVPVVLHICGDTTMSLELMESSGVDAISVDQSVDVATAKGKVNNAVIIGNLDPVATLWKGTPESIKEASQKALDAGADLLAPGCGIVSKTPNANLQAMVEMAKSHKY; encoded by the coding sequence ATGGATGAATATACACCTAAAGAGAGACTGGCACGTGCATTAAAAGGAGAGTCAGTTGACAGAATGCCAGCAATCTCAGTTACGCAGACAGGAACTGTTGAACAGATGGAAGCCTGTGGTGCATTCTGGCCGGAAGCAAACGATGACGCAGAAACCATGGCAAAGCTTGCCGAAGCAGGCCACACCGTTGTTGGCTTTGAAGCGGTACGCGTACCATTCGATATCAGTGCGGAAGCTGAATTTTTCGGATGTGGCATCAAGGAAGGCACAAAAGAACAACAGCCATCAGTCAGCAGTCATTGTGTAAAGGATATTTCCGATGTTGAGAAACTTAAGGACTTTGACCTGAGTGAGGGCAGAGTAGCCAAGGTATGCGATTCTATAAAGATCCTTGCAGACAAGTACGGAGACGAACTTCCTATCATGGCAAGTATGCTTGGTCCTTTCTCCCTCGCGCAGCACATGAACGGTGATGACTGGTTCATGGCGATCATGACAGACGAGGAATTCGCAACTGCACTTATGGACCTTGCAACGGAGTTCAATGTCCGGTACGCAAAAAAGATGGCCGAGAACGGTGCAGACACAATGGTCATCATCGATCCCACAGCAAGTGCAATGCTCATTGGTGACGAGTACTACAAACAGTATGTTGTTCCGGCACACAAGAAAATAGTCGACGCAATGCACGAGGTCGATGTACCTGTCGTACTGCACATCTGCGGTGATACGACAATGAGCCTTGAACTTATGGAATCATCCGGTGTCGATGCGATCAGTGTAGACCAGAGTGTAGATGTAGCAACTGCAAAGGGCAAGGTTAACAACGCAGTTATCATCGGAAATCTGGATCCTGTTGCAACACTCTGGAAGGGAACCCCTGAATCCATCAAAGAAGCCTCACAGAAGGCCCTTGATGCAGGTGCTGACCTTCTTGCACCGGGATGCGGTATAGTCAGCAAGACACCAAATGCCAATCTTCAGGCAATGGTGGAGATGGCAAAGAGCCACAAATATTAA
- a CDS encoding MIP/aquaporin family protein: protein MSGAFPKYVAEFIGTFALVFIAAGSNAVNHLLHGSLGMIGMAIATGVTVMVMIYALGHISGAHINPAVTIAIAATRRIGKTDCFVYIISQISGACAASIMLMQIFPSALSSVNFGATSLGTNIAPEIGILIEAILTFLLVFVIYGSAVDSRSPPGMAGFAIGAFVLIAILFGGPLTGASMNPARSFGPAFIAGYWTDHLVYWIGPITGGIFAALLYDNVFINENVLEEKKDAAIEGI from the coding sequence ATGTCCGGAGCATTCCCGAAATATGTGGCTGAGTTTATTGGAACATTCGCACTCGTATTCATAGCTGCGGGTTCGAATGCTGTTAATCACCTGTTACACGGCTCCCTTGGCATGATCGGTATGGCCATTGCCACCGGAGTTACTGTGATGGTGATGATCTATGCTCTCGGACATATTTCAGGTGCTCACATAAATCCCGCTGTCACAATAGCAATAGCAGCAACCAGGAGGATAGGTAAAACAGATTGTTTTGTCTACATTATATCACAGATATCGGGAGCTTGTGCTGCAAGTATAATGCTCATGCAGATCTTCCCTTCCGCATTGAGCAGTGTGAACTTCGGTGCAACAAGTCTAGGGACAAATATCGCACCTGAGATTGGAATACTCATAGAGGCAATCCTCACTTTCCTGCTGGTATTCGTCATCTACGGATCTGCAGTTGACAGCAGATCACCGCCGGGAATGGCAGGTTTTGCCATCGGTGCCTTTGTCCTTATCGCCATCCTTTTCGGGGGACCTCTTACAGGTGCATCAATGAATCCCGCAAGATCCTTTGGCCCGGCTTTTATCGCTGGCTACTGGACAGATCATCTGGTATACTGGATCGGTCCGATAACTGGCGGTATTTTTGCAGCATTGCTGTATGATAATGTGTTCATTAACGAGAATGTTCTCGAAGAGAAAAAGGATGCTGCCATTGAAGGGATTTGA
- a CDS encoding phenylacetate--CoA ligase family protein, which yields MSLSLPSKINTSIRMSVAKRKLESRKIDLQDGNPLEQWGLAKIRNDIKNNKELKEEFGQREIDRDLIKEYKLFKFRELLAYVMENSPYYQSLYADKDIDPSEIKSYEDLERLPLTEQEELANKPYHFLCVSRKDIAREFTSSGTTNMLKRMAYTQGELLEIVDSVISGLKMAGMDSKEDTLQIMYPTITATWDPGLVLSKACDLAGFSSVINDSVGAHDQIETIREAGTTIIIGTSSFLYELSKQVSELIEPGELGIRKIICSSEPLTEEMREVIESAWGCRTLRQWGMTELGLANAIECDHQDGFHLNNPDFLVEVIDPKTGEILPPGEKGELVVTTLRRKCMPLIRYRTRDITSLIDEPCDCGACVDQRICDIERWTDN from the coding sequence ATGAGTCTTAGTCTTCCCTCAAAGATCAATACATCTATCCGCATGAGCGTGGCAAAAAGAAAACTCGAATCCAGAAAAATAGATCTTCAGGACGGGAACCCTCTGGAACAGTGGGGTCTTGCCAAGATAAGGAACGATATCAAGAACAATAAAGAACTCAAAGAGGAATTTGGTCAGAGAGAAATCGATCGGGACCTTATCAAAGAATACAAGCTTTTCAAATTCAGGGAACTGCTTGCATACGTAATGGAGAACAGCCCCTATTACCAGAGCCTTTATGCGGATAAGGACATCGACCCTTCTGAGATAAAAAGTTATGAGGACCTTGAAAGGCTCCCGCTGACAGAACAGGAAGAGCTGGCTAACAAGCCATACCATTTCCTGTGTGTCTCAAGGAAGGACATAGCACGTGAGTTCACAAGCTCGGGTACCACAAACATGCTCAAAAGAATGGCATATACACAGGGAGAGCTACTCGAGATCGTGGACTCGGTGATCTCCGGACTAAAGATGGCAGGTATGGATTCAAAGGAGGACACCCTGCAGATAATGTATCCCACAATAACCGCCACCTGGGACCCGGGACTTGTCCTGAGCAAGGCATGTGACCTTGCCGGATTCAGTTCTGTTATCAATGACTCGGTGGGTGCACATGATCAGATAGAAACAATAAGGGAAGCCGGCACGACTATTATAATCGGTACTTCGTCCTTCCTTTATGAGCTCTCAAAACAGGTCAGTGAACTTATAGAACCTGGAGAACTCGGGATCAGGAAAATAATCTGTTCTTCAGAGCCCCTGACCGAGGAAATGCGGGAAGTGATCGAGAGTGCATGGGGATGCAGGACCCTCCGCCAGTGGGGAATGACAGAACTCGGGCTTGCCAATGCAATAGAATGTGATCACCAGGATGGTTTTCACCTGAACAACCCGGATTTCCTGGTTGAGGTCATAGACCCGAAGACCGGGGAAATACTGCCACCGGGTGAGAAGGGCGAACTTGTGGTCACCACACTCAGACGAAAATGCATGCCTCTTATCCGCTACAGAACAAGGGATATAACATCACTCATCGATGAGCCATGTGATTGTGGTGCGTGCGTGGACCAGAGAATCTGTGACATCGAACGATGGACCGATAACTGA
- a CDS encoding corrinoid protein, whose protein sequence is MEENEIIKGLTEAVVNGKKDDAAELSQKALDEGVDPYIAVIDGLAKGMEIMSERYEQKKAFMPHLLMASNAMYGGMDVLIPHIKTEGSGKRKVLVIGSAEGDVHDIGKNLVKTMMSAVGFEAIDLGKDVPIETFVNAVAENKADVVSVSTLMTSTMDNMASVVSGIQSKGIRDKVKVIVGGAPITADFAEEIGADATKTDAMEAARWAKEAAETLDAGRWD, encoded by the coding sequence ATGGAAGAAAATGAGATCATCAAAGGACTGACAGAAGCAGTAGTTAACGGAAAGAAAGACGATGCAGCGGAATTATCACAAAAGGCGCTGGACGAGGGTGTTGACCCGTATATCGCTGTAATAGACGGTCTTGCAAAGGGTATGGAGATCATGAGTGAAAGATACGAACAGAAGAAGGCATTCATGCCACATCTCCTGATGGCTTCCAATGCGATGTATGGAGGAATGGACGTACTTATCCCTCATATCAAGACAGAAGGCTCCGGTAAGAGGAAGGTCCTGGTAATCGGTAGTGCAGAAGGAGATGTACACGACATAGGCAAGAACCTTGTCAAGACCATGATGAGTGCTGTAGGATTTGAAGCTATAGACCTTGGTAAAGACGTACCTATCGAGACTTTTGTAAACGCAGTTGCTGAGAACAAGGCGGATGTCGTATCAGTTAGTACACTTATGACATCAACAATGGACAACATGGCAAGTGTTGTAAGCGGTATCCAGAGCAAGGGAATCAGGGACAAGGTCAAGGTCATTGTCGGTGGAGCACCAATAACTGCAGACTTTGCAGAAGAGATCGGAGCAGATGCAACAAAGACCGATGCCATGGAAGCTGCAAGATGGGCAAAGGAAGCTGCTGAAACGCTTGATGCCGGCAGATGGGATTAA
- a CDS encoding SDR family NAD(P)-dependent oxidoreductase — MPDNNPSNCHIDSCRKSVLITGGAGGIGRELAELFVRDAYDIILVDRDIRELENARNSLSIINPDVRILVMEQDLCISKAADQVYEFTRKHGPQVDVLVNCAGFGTYGFVNDIDQDRELDMLQLHILTLYRLTRLYLKDMIERDEGQVINFSSISAFQPNPFFATYGASKSFVLQFSRALNFELREKRTNVKVLAVCPTAVKGTGFQSSAGMERTRTFNSWMAVTAGEVARDTYRAMQSGKDLVIPGRGFGLLHSLIRRLPAGLLMRISRSQLREVRETGLKNVSGSSVEERM; from the coding sequence ATGCCCGACAATAATCCTTCAAATTGCCACATTGATTCATGCAGAAAAAGTGTTCTAATTACCGGAGGAGCAGGCGGTATAGGACGGGAGCTGGCAGAACTTTTTGTACGAGACGCTTACGATATCATTTTAGTTGACAGGGATATCAGGGAGCTTGAAAATGCAAGGAATTCACTCAGTATCATCAATCCGGATGTACGCATTTTAGTGATGGAGCAGGATCTTTGTATTTCTAAGGCTGCCGACCAGGTCTATGAATTCACCCGAAAACATGGTCCTCAGGTCGATGTGCTTGTGAACTGTGCGGGTTTTGGTACATATGGTTTTGTCAATGATATCGACCAGGACAGAGAACTCGATATGCTGCAACTTCATATACTGACACTGTACAGGCTGACACGCCTTTACCTGAAAGACATGATCGAACGTGATGAAGGACAGGTCATTAATTTCTCTTCCATATCGGCTTTCCAGCCAAATCCCTTTTTTGCCACTTATGGTGCCAGCAAGAGTTTTGTATTGCAGTTTAGCAGGGCTTTGAATTTCGAACTGCGGGAGAAGAGAACTAATGTGAAGGTTCTGGCTGTCTGTCCCACGGCAGTTAAAGGGACCGGATTCCAGTCATCAGCCGGTATGGAGAGAACAAGGACCTTCAACTCATGGATGGCTGTCACGGCAGGTGAGGTTGCCCGTGATACATACAGGGCGATGCAATCAGGTAAGGATCTTGTGATTCCGGGCAGGGGATTTGGTCTGCTGCATTCACTGATAAGACGGCTGCCTGCAGGTTTGCTTATGAGGATATCACGATCACAGTTAAGAGAGGTCAGGGAAACCGGGCTAAAAAATGTGTCCGGCTCTTCTGTAGAAGAAAGAATGTAA
- a CDS encoding aldehyde dehydrogenase family protein has protein sequence MQPDIETVFRIQKENYPVLALTDAKERLERLLRVDSYLRDEGNLEELFEALYKDLRKPEVEVVSTEVGVVQSQIAYLKKNLKGWIRDHKVPTPLPLAGTKSHIRYEPKGVVLIMSPWNFPLNLSLVPLVHAIAAGNAVILKPSEISSHTSTFIKKMVGRLFDWKEVAVIEGDASVASRLLDMPFNHIFFTGSPRVGKIVMARAAEHLSSVTLELGGKSPAIVDETANVRKIARRLAWAKSINSGQTCVTPDYLIIHESVKELFLKELASSVKEFYDRHEEGMEHSPDYCRIISDHHFRRLKSLYEDALDKGACVLKGGTFDENDRFMEPTILDNVSEEMDIMQEEIFGPLLPVITYRNRSEVNQIISRNPNPLMLYIASGNKDNMRYFMDWNPSGGTVINDYMLGYSNPELPFGGNNNSGMGRSLGFHCFMEFSNKRSIIHRKWGSLGLIYPPYNERIKRLVQMMYRWV, from the coding sequence ATGCAACCGGATATTGAAACAGTATTCAGGATCCAGAAGGAGAATTATCCAGTACTCGCACTGACGGATGCGAAGGAAAGGTTAGAACGCCTGCTTCGTGTCGATAGTTATCTCCGGGACGAGGGGAATCTGGAAGAGTTGTTCGAAGCCCTGTACAAAGATCTGCGCAAACCGGAAGTAGAGGTCGTATCAACCGAGGTCGGCGTGGTTCAGTCCCAGATCGCCTATCTGAAAAAGAATCTGAAGGGCTGGATCAGGGATCATAAAGTCCCCACGCCTCTCCCCCTTGCAGGAACAAAATCCCACATTCGCTATGAACCCAAGGGAGTGGTACTTATTATGTCTCCATGGAATTTTCCCCTAAATCTCTCCCTTGTTCCCCTTGTCCATGCAATTGCCGCGGGTAATGCGGTAATACTTAAACCCAGTGAGATTTCCTCGCATACTTCAACTTTTATCAAGAAGATGGTTGGCAGACTATTTGACTGGAAAGAGGTTGCAGTCATCGAAGGTGATGCTTCGGTCGCTTCAAGATTGCTGGATATGCCGTTCAACCATATCTTTTTCACCGGCAGTCCGAGGGTAGGAAAGATCGTGATGGCCAGGGCTGCAGAACATCTTAGCAGTGTTACTCTGGAGCTGGGAGGCAAATCTCCGGCAATCGTGGATGAGACTGCAAATGTTCGGAAGATTGCAAGACGCCTTGCCTGGGCCAAATCGATAAACAGTGGCCAGACATGTGTTACTCCGGACTATCTTATCATTCATGAATCGGTAAAGGAATTATTCCTCAAAGAACTCGCTTCATCGGTGAAAGAATTCTATGACCGGCATGAAGAGGGTATGGAACATTCACCTGACTACTGCAGGATCATAAGTGATCATCATTTCAGGCGTCTGAAATCTTTGTACGAGGATGCTCTTGATAAAGGTGCCTGTGTTCTGAAAGGTGGTACTTTTGATGAAAACGATCGTTTCATGGAACCCACTATCCTTGACAATGTCTCGGAAGAAATGGACATTATGCAGGAAGAGATATTCGGTCCTTTACTTCCTGTTATCACCTATAGGAACAGGTCCGAAGTAAATCAGATAATCAGTCGTAATCCGAATCCGCTGATGCTCTACATAGCCAGCGGTAACAAAGATAATATGCGTTATTTCATGGACTGGAACCCTTCAGGGGGTACTGTGATCAATGATTACATGCTTGGCTACAGCAACCCCGAACTACCATTCGGAGGTAACAACAACAGCGGCATGGGAAGATCACTGGGCTTCCACTGTTTTATGGAGTTTTCCAATAAAAGGAGTATCATCCATCGTAAATGGGGTTCTTTAGGGCTGATCTATCCACCCTACAACGAGCGCATCAAAAGACTGGTACAAATGATGTACAGGTGGGTGTAA